The following coding sequences lie in one Methylotuvimicrobium alcaliphilum 20Z genomic window:
- a CDS encoding L,D-transpeptidase family protein, which translates to MKSTAKIVFGLVMTALLGACVAPKPAAISDNTFATTAAAEPQAQPGRNLYFIPPPPSSLDGQRTVEDVLQAYGPYATLKLASYFAKANVSYPPQKVAFIALKQEKKLELWARDSGEFRFIRDYDIQAASGVAGPKLRQGDEQVPEGIYRIEGLNPNSHYHLSMKINYPNEFDRFHAWQEGRSKPGADIFIHGKASSIGCLAMGDEAIEELFVLTANVGVDNVKVVIAPHDPRVYPLVADTEKLPGWTLELYSSISREIHALSPTVKSVKTGL; encoded by the coding sequence ATGAAATCAACTGCCAAAATCGTTTTCGGTTTGGTTATGACAGCCTTGCTCGGCGCATGCGTCGCGCCAAAGCCTGCCGCTATTTCCGACAATACTTTCGCTACCACCGCTGCCGCCGAGCCGCAAGCTCAGCCCGGTCGGAACCTTTATTTTATCCCTCCGCCGCCGTCGTCGTTGGATGGTCAAAGAACTGTCGAAGATGTCCTACAGGCTTACGGCCCGTATGCAACGCTCAAGCTTGCATCCTATTTCGCCAAGGCCAATGTTTCTTATCCGCCGCAGAAAGTCGCCTTTATCGCTCTGAAACAGGAAAAAAAACTGGAGCTATGGGCTAGAGACAGCGGCGAATTTCGGTTTATCCGCGACTATGATATTCAGGCCGCCAGCGGCGTGGCGGGCCCTAAATTACGTCAAGGCGACGAGCAAGTGCCGGAGGGTATTTACCGTATCGAGGGGTTGAACCCAAACAGTCATTATCACCTGTCGATGAAGATCAATTACCCTAACGAATTCGATCGATTTCATGCCTGGCAGGAAGGACGTAGCAAGCCGGGGGCGGATATTTTCATCCATGGCAAAGCCAGCTCCATCGGTTGCCTGGCCATGGGCGATGAGGCAATAGAAGAGCTTTTCGTGTTGACCGCGAATGTGGGCGTCGACAATGTAAAGGTCGTGATTGCACCGCATGATCCCAGGGTTTATCCTCTGGTGGCCGACACTGAAAAACTACCCGGTTGGACCCTTGAACTTTATTCGAGTATCTCCCGTGAAATCCATGCGTTGTCTCCTACAGTGAAGTCGGTAAAAACCGGGTTGTGA
- a CDS encoding D-alanyl-D-alanine carboxypeptidase/D-alanyl-D-alanine-endopeptidase: MRRISYLICLLFILPAFSHADEALTAFSKLNNAGLIVLDSNGRTIRADHADRPLIPASTTKLATAWLALMHWGEEHRFRTRFYWDEPSRVLWVKGSGDPYLVSEELARIARSLKQKGLRQVKAIGLDNSLFQAGLVLPGTGTTNNPYDAVPTATAANFNTIAIKKINGKVVSAEPQTPLTPYAKSLGRSINSGELRVNTGRNPSNAENYFAELMAAFLRVQGIEVDPRIVFGKVPNQPVFYTHTNSKTLGEIVRTMLKYSTNFVANQLILMLSSETYQRPANTADVQRYMEESLSRQFAWENFTFEDGAGLSRNNRLSPQQLTELLQAFRPWKHLLPEIEPGVYAKTGTLTGVSSLAGYLVKRGEWQPFAIVMNENVPYQLRNRIARELSLR, encoded by the coding sequence ATGCGCCGAATTAGCTACCTGATCTGTTTATTGTTTATATTGCCTGCATTCAGTCATGCGGATGAAGCCCTAACCGCTTTTTCAAAACTGAACAACGCAGGGCTTATCGTTTTGGATTCAAACGGGCGAACGATACGCGCCGATCACGCCGACAGGCCGTTAATTCCGGCCTCAACAACCAAGTTAGCCACAGCTTGGCTCGCATTAATGCACTGGGGCGAAGAGCATCGTTTTCGCACTCGGTTTTATTGGGATGAACCGTCCCGAGTCTTATGGGTAAAAGGAAGCGGCGATCCTTATCTGGTTTCCGAAGAACTCGCCCGGATTGCTCGAAGTCTGAAACAAAAAGGTCTGCGACAAGTTAAAGCCATAGGCCTCGACAACTCACTTTTTCAAGCAGGTTTGGTTTTACCGGGCACCGGTACCACGAACAACCCTTACGATGCGGTACCTACAGCAACGGCGGCGAATTTCAACACCATAGCAATCAAAAAGATTAACGGAAAAGTAGTGTCTGCCGAGCCCCAAACACCGCTAACTCCATACGCGAAAAGCCTAGGCCGCTCGATCAATAGCGGCGAGTTGCGCGTCAATACCGGCCGAAATCCAAGCAACGCGGAAAACTATTTTGCCGAATTAATGGCTGCCTTTTTACGGGTACAAGGAATTGAGGTCGATCCGCGAATCGTTTTCGGCAAAGTACCGAATCAACCTGTATTTTATACGCACACCAATAGCAAAACACTCGGCGAAATCGTGCGGACGATGTTGAAATATTCGACTAATTTCGTTGCTAATCAGCTAATTTTGATGCTGAGTTCGGAAACCTATCAACGCCCGGCGAATACCGCCGATGTTCAGCGATACATGGAAGAATCCTTATCTCGACAGTTCGCTTGGGAGAATTTTACATTTGAGGATGGCGCCGGCTTATCTCGTAATAACCGTCTTTCGCCGCAGCAGTTGACCGAACTCTTGCAAGCCTTCCGACCATGGAAACACTTATTACCGGAAATCGAGCCCGGCGTCTACGCGAAAACCGGGACTTTAACGGGCGTCAGTTCGTTAGCAGGTTATTTGGTAAAACGCGGCGAATGGCAGCCTTTTGCCATCGTGATGAATGAAAATGTACCTTATCAATTGAGAAATCGTATCGCTCGAGAACTGTCTCTAAGATAA
- a CDS encoding outer membrane protein assembly factor BamD, with product MRLFLVKFLLVITLGLLLPGCETLKNFNLESTSTDEYKDWSEEKLHTSAKEAMDDGYYQKAIKMYETLESRFPFGEYAAQAQLNIAYAYYKNDDSEAAIAAAERFIKIHPRNPSVDYAYYLKGLVNYNRDIGFLERFLPTDTSQRDPGSARDAYNNFQELLSRFPDSQYIPDAQQRMIALRNNMAMHEVHAARFYLRRKAYVAAVNRASEVVNNYQRTTAVPFALEVMIEAYKKLGMETLANNASRVYELNFPDGPPVPERENRTMAGKVWDFIGFDK from the coding sequence ATGCGATTATTTTTAGTAAAATTCCTTCTCGTTATTACTTTAGGCCTGTTACTTCCGGGCTGCGAAACGTTAAAAAACTTCAACCTGGAAAGCACTAGTACCGACGAATATAAAGATTGGAGCGAGGAGAAGCTGCACACCTCAGCCAAGGAAGCGATGGACGATGGTTATTATCAAAAAGCGATCAAAATGTACGAAACGCTCGAATCGCGTTTTCCGTTTGGAGAGTATGCCGCTCAGGCACAATTGAATATTGCTTATGCCTATTACAAAAATGACGACTCCGAAGCCGCGATTGCAGCCGCCGAGAGGTTTATTAAAATTCATCCTCGCAATCCCAGCGTCGATTACGCCTATTACTTGAAAGGGTTGGTCAATTACAATCGCGACATCGGATTTCTCGAAAGATTTTTACCTACCGATACCTCGCAACGCGATCCGGGCAGCGCTCGGGATGCCTACAATAATTTCCAGGAATTACTCAGCCGCTTCCCGGACAGTCAATATATCCCCGACGCGCAACAGCGCATGATCGCGCTGCGCAATAACATGGCGATGCACGAAGTCCATGCCGCAAGGTTCTATTTGAGGCGTAAAGCCTATGTCGCGGCGGTTAACCGCGCATCCGAAGTCGTGAACAATTACCAACGCACAACCGCCGTTCCGTTTGCGTTGGAGGTTATGATTGAAGCTTATAAAAAACTGGGTATGGAAACACTGGCTAACAATGCCTCGCGTGTTTATGAACTGAATTTTCCGGACGGGCCGCCGGTACCGGAACGGGAAAACAGAACCATGGCCGGAAAAGTCTGGGATTTTATTGGGTTCGACAAATGA
- a CDS encoding class I SAM-dependent DNA methyltransferase: MERKEEDLAHIESLTLSHYQHNAESFWLGTKDHDVAQNYAAFLAQLPKDKALDILDLGCGPGRDIHYFKSLGHRPIGLDGCEAFCAMARSLTGCEILHQNFLNLNLAKQRFDGIFANASLFHVPSRELLRVLKILHTTLKPGGILFSSNPRGNDEEGWSGQRYGHFMTFETSKQYLEEAGFTVLDHYYRPKGKPAHEQPWLAIVAGSVCS; encoded by the coding sequence ATGGAACGCAAAGAAGAAGACTTAGCTCACATTGAATCATTGACGCTCAGTCATTATCAACACAACGCCGAATCCTTTTGGCTGGGCACCAAAGATCATGACGTGGCTCAGAACTACGCGGCCTTTTTAGCCCAGTTGCCTAAAGATAAAGCGCTGGATATTTTAGATTTGGGCTGCGGGCCTGGTCGGGATATTCACTATTTTAAGTCTCTGGGACATCGACCGATCGGCCTAGACGGTTGCGAGGCGTTTTGCGCGATGGCCCGCAGTCTTACAGGCTGCGAGATTCTGCATCAAAATTTCCTTAACCTAAACCTTGCCAAGCAACGTTTCGATGGCATCTTCGCCAATGCCTCGTTATTTCATGTGCCGAGCCGGGAGCTGTTGCGCGTACTCAAAATCTTGCATACAACATTAAAGCCCGGCGGCATTTTATTTTCCTCGAATCCGCGCGGTAATGACGAGGAAGGTTGGTCCGGGCAACGCTATGGTCATTTCATGACATTCGAAACCAGTAAGCAGTATCTCGAGGAAGCCGGCTTCACCGTGCTCGATCATTATTACCGCCCCAAAGGCAAACCCGCTCATGAGCAGCCTTGGCTAGCGATCGTTGCAGGGAGTGTTTGTTCATAA
- a CDS encoding L-serine ammonia-lyase, which yields MAISAFDIFKIGIGPSSSHTVGPMRAAMQFALNLDEDKILEQVETITVALYGSLGATGKGHGTDKAVMLGLEGESPDCIDPDIIPGRLETIRQSGRLQVLSRRSIQFIEKKHLQFNRKVLPFHSNGLRFTAIDASGTELLQKDYYSVGGGFVVNGEQAATDRLIDDDTCLPYPFKTADGLLKLCKEHKKSISELMLNNEKAWLSEAEIRKNLLTIWHVMQACVERGIAQEGVLPGGVKVKRRAAQIYKQLIHEIPSHAPKLPPGKLDWVNLFALAVNEENAAGGRVVTAPTNGAAGIIPAVLHYYWRFCEGANDEGVIRFLLTAAAIAILYKENASISGAEVGCQGEVGVACSMAAGALAEVLGGTPAQVENAAEIGMEHNLGLTCDPVGGLVQVPCIERNAMGSVKAINAARIALRGDGSHYVSLDKVIKTMRETGADMKTKYKETARGGLAVNLIEC from the coding sequence ATGGCAATTAGCGCATTCGATATATTTAAAATCGGCATCGGACCGTCCAGTTCTCATACCGTTGGTCCCATGAGAGCGGCTATGCAATTCGCTTTGAATTTGGACGAAGACAAAATTTTAGAGCAGGTTGAAACAATCACTGTGGCACTTTACGGCTCGTTAGGAGCGACCGGTAAAGGCCATGGTACCGACAAAGCTGTGATGTTGGGGCTTGAAGGCGAGTCGCCGGATTGCATCGATCCGGATATCATTCCGGGCAGACTGGAAACGATTAGGCAAAGCGGACGTTTACAAGTCTTGTCGCGCCGCTCCATTCAATTTATCGAGAAAAAACATCTACAGTTTAACCGTAAAGTCTTGCCGTTTCATTCCAATGGACTGCGTTTCACGGCAATTGATGCATCAGGGACCGAGCTGTTGCAGAAAGATTATTATTCGGTCGGTGGCGGTTTTGTCGTTAACGGCGAGCAGGCCGCGACCGATCGTTTGATCGATGACGATACGTGTTTGCCTTATCCGTTTAAGACAGCCGATGGTTTGCTTAAATTATGCAAGGAACATAAGAAGTCTATTAGCGAATTAATGCTGAATAATGAAAAAGCTTGGTTAAGCGAGGCTGAAATACGAAAAAATCTATTGACTATTTGGCATGTTATGCAGGCCTGCGTTGAAAGAGGGATTGCTCAAGAAGGCGTGTTGCCGGGAGGTGTGAAAGTTAAACGTCGAGCAGCGCAAATTTATAAACAATTGATACATGAAATTCCTTCGCATGCTCCGAAATTGCCTCCCGGTAAACTCGATTGGGTCAATCTTTTTGCGTTAGCGGTGAATGAAGAAAATGCCGCGGGCGGGCGTGTCGTGACTGCGCCAACCAACGGCGCGGCAGGAATTATTCCGGCTGTACTGCACTATTATTGGAGGTTTTGCGAGGGTGCGAATGACGAAGGCGTGATTCGTTTTTTATTGACCGCCGCCGCAATCGCGATTTTATACAAGGAAAATGCCTCGATTTCCGGGGCCGAAGTCGGTTGCCAGGGAGAGGTAGGAGTCGCCTGTTCGATGGCGGCAGGCGCTTTGGCCGAAGTGTTGGGAGGGACGCCTGCTCAGGTGGAAAATGCCGCCGAAATCGGCATGGAGCATAATTTAGGCTTAACTTGCGATCCGGTCGGCGGTTTAGTGCAAGTGCCTTGCATCGAACGCAATGCGATGGGTTCGGTTAAGGCTATCAATGCCGCGCGTATTGCATTGCGAGGCGACGGTTCGCATTATGTATCGTTGGATAAAGTGATTAAAACGATGCGCGAGACAGGCGCCGATATGAAAACCAAATATAAGGAAACCGCGCGCGGTGGATTGGCGGTCAATTTGATCGAATGTTAG
- a CDS encoding cysteine desulfurase family protein: MNTPIYLDYAATTPTAPEAVEAMLPYLTQSGLFANPASTQHCLGEAAESAVERARTQIAELIGAHAKDFIFTSGATESNNLAIKGIALTYRDRGRHIITSAIEHKSVLDTCKYLESEGFSVTYLSPNREGMINTKDLLNAVTDETIMVTIMHVNNETGVIQPIEQIADALADTNLFFHVDAAQSAGKLAIDLSKTPIDLLSISAHKFYGPKGIGGLYVRNRKKTRLTPMMHGGGQEHNLRPGTLASHQIAGMANAFKIAHENLSNDFEHCRQLKRTLINSLHRIEGVTLNGGQTHTLPNILNVSFDNVGSDSLIIALRDRLAIASGSACNSGAIEASYVLRAMAIEGDRLYGAVRISFGRYTTEAEILNAGDAIISEVTRLRELALT, translated from the coding sequence TTGAATACCCCAATTTATCTCGATTATGCCGCAACCACACCGACGGCGCCTGAAGCAGTGGAAGCCATGCTGCCCTATTTAACGCAATCGGGCCTCTTCGCCAACCCCGCCTCAACTCAACACTGCTTAGGAGAAGCGGCGGAATCCGCTGTTGAACGCGCACGCACTCAAATCGCCGAATTAATCGGTGCCCATGCCAAAGATTTTATTTTCACTTCCGGCGCTACGGAATCCAATAACCTTGCCATCAAAGGGATTGCACTAACCTATCGAGATCGGGGCCGGCACATTATCACATCGGCAATTGAACATAAATCGGTCTTAGACACTTGCAAATATCTGGAAAGCGAAGGTTTTTCGGTGACATATCTATCCCCCAATAGGGAAGGCATGATTAACACGAAAGACTTGCTGAACGCGGTCACGGACGAGACGATTATGGTGACGATCATGCATGTCAACAACGAAACCGGCGTCATACAACCAATCGAACAAATCGCAGACGCCCTCGCCGACACAAACTTATTCTTTCATGTCGATGCCGCCCAAAGCGCAGGTAAACTAGCGATAGACTTATCAAAAACGCCGATTGATTTACTGTCTATCTCGGCGCATAAATTTTACGGACCTAAAGGCATCGGCGGCTTGTATGTTCGCAACCGCAAAAAAACCCGGCTCACACCGATGATGCATGGCGGCGGACAAGAACACAACCTACGCCCAGGCACCTTAGCAAGCCATCAAATTGCCGGCATGGCAAACGCCTTCAAGATCGCCCACGAAAACTTATCGAACGATTTCGAACATTGCCGACAGTTAAAACGAACACTGATAAATAGCTTGCATCGAATCGAAGGCGTTACCCTCAACGGCGGACAAACGCATACGCTTCCAAATATCCTCAATGTCAGCTTCGACAACGTCGGTTCCGACTCGCTAATTATCGCCTTAAGAGATCGCCTCGCGATTGCATCGGGTTCCGCTTGTAATAGCGGCGCCATCGAAGCCTCTTATGTCCTACGAGCAATGGCGATTGAAGGCGATAGACTTTACGGCGCGGTCAGAATAAGCTTCGGACGCTATACAACCGAGGCTGAAATCCTAAATGCGGGAGACGCGATCATTTCGGAAGTCACTCGTTTAAGAGAGCTTGCCCTGACCTAA
- a CDS encoding DsbA family protein → MPTTRLFYIHDPMCSWCYAFRSSFSALQSNLPQSIRLIYLLGGLAPDSTTPMPESMRQTIQQNWRRIEQTVPEVRFNFEFWAVNTPIRSTYPACRALLAARKQSPDHEIPMLKAIQSAYYERAKNPSLTGTLLECAAEIGLDTSLFGKGLLSPAIEDELQQEIQLARNMGVSSYPSLRLQHNDELVAIRIDYLDYRSMLDEISHILQAA, encoded by the coding sequence ATGCCGACAACACGTTTATTCTATATCCATGATCCCATGTGCAGTTGGTGCTATGCATTTCGCTCAAGCTTTAGCGCCTTACAAAGCAACCTACCACAATCTATCCGTTTGATTTACCTGCTGGGCGGTTTGGCTCCGGACTCCACCACGCCGATGCCCGAGTCTATGCGGCAAACCATTCAACAAAACTGGCGCCGAATCGAGCAAACCGTACCCGAAGTCCGTTTTAATTTCGAATTTTGGGCTGTCAATACGCCGATCCGCTCAACTTATCCGGCTTGTCGTGCGCTATTAGCGGCCAGAAAGCAAAGTCCCGATCATGAGATCCCCATGCTAAAGGCTATCCAGTCGGCCTATTATGAACGCGCCAAAAACCCGTCGCTGACTGGCACGCTTCTGGAATGCGCCGCCGAAATCGGCTTAGATACCTCTTTATTCGGTAAAGGCTTGTTGAGCCCGGCGATTGAAGATGAATTACAGCAAGAAATTCAATTGGCTCGAAACATGGGCGTATCGAGTTATCCGTCCTTACGCTTGCAGCATAATGACGAATTGGTCGCCATTCGCATTGACTATCTCGACTATCGAAGCATGCTCGATGAAATAAGCCATATCTTGCAAGCTGCTTGA
- a CDS encoding DNA phosphorothioation-associated putative methyltransferase, with amino-acid sequence MIGKKVLNHIYWHFSLNGEQSLEVQQRITEAEKLSRCRAEHDYNIVKYEINGTAISLLHYPDFFDTPFPVLATSYRIDLNNKRVEKRSYQDSYNPPILHRKELLLGEQHPRNPEYRELTATAEQLGLFDNPVTIGFKQAWDALIAEKGFQLIDGQFVPIGNEVDTPTDTLADSPSASIVRHLTALSRSNLSAPMQCLARHGFLDSNLSVFDYGCGKGDDIRNLKANSIPVAGWDPHYAPDQLKQEADIVNLGFVINVIEDYQERLEALIGAYRLTRQILVVSAMLFNQNALKGQPYNDGVITQRNTFQKYYTQTELKEFLSDTLVTDAIPVAPGIFFIFKDQDAEQRFLLNRQRSRRNILRVPQRPFGPPQPKLSRREKIYQTYRHLLDPLWQQTLALGRLPDKTEIPELIALTEAFGTANKALRFMLEQFEEDLLEQARQSRIDDFLTYLALQTFSKRKPYKHLESGLQRDIKAFFGDYKNAVANARSVLFQISNAESIETTCRQATEQGLGYFDDEHALYLHTSLVDRLPALLRIYIGCATVLYGDIDQTDLIKIHSQSGKLSLMRYDDFTGQPLPRLLERVKINLREQTFDLFQYGEEFEPTYLYLKSRYINEEFPHYAQQLNFDEQLQALDLFDLSRYGPKPGEFRETLAKHRWEIDDFELIRSRSLPNLDDNCGGYLTYRHLIECGETQQNTGLLNLPKQPDSYNALYDLAVNILDPAIDYFGMFRLTYGFCSHELGKLIKKRVAPKLDQHAAHERNTRNNLICPRLGAAVDFIVEDENMREVADWIAENTPFDRLYFYDENRPIHVSYGPEQKREYIDMVTTESGKQVPRKRRLA; translated from the coding sequence ATGATCGGCAAAAAAGTCCTCAACCATATTTATTGGCATTTCAGCTTAAACGGCGAACAATCCCTCGAAGTTCAACAACGAATTACCGAAGCGGAGAAGTTAAGCCGTTGCCGTGCGGAGCACGATTACAATATCGTCAAATATGAAATCAACGGAACGGCCATATCCCTGCTGCATTATCCGGATTTTTTCGACACCCCCTTTCCTGTCCTGGCAACAAGTTATCGCATCGATTTAAACAACAAACGAGTCGAAAAACGCAGCTATCAAGACTCATACAATCCCCCCATTCTGCACCGCAAAGAACTATTACTCGGCGAACAGCATCCCCGCAACCCGGAATACCGAGAACTCACCGCTACCGCCGAACAACTCGGCCTGTTCGATAATCCGGTCACAATCGGCTTTAAACAAGCTTGGGATGCGTTGATTGCCGAAAAAGGCTTTCAGCTAATCGACGGACAATTCGTACCGATCGGCAACGAAGTCGACACGCCAACGGACACCTTGGCAGATAGCCCGTCCGCTTCGATTGTTCGGCATTTGACCGCACTGTCTCGTAGTAATTTGTCCGCACCGATGCAATGCTTGGCCCGACACGGATTTTTAGACAGCAACCTATCGGTATTCGATTACGGTTGCGGTAAAGGCGACGATATTCGCAATCTCAAAGCCAATTCGATTCCTGTCGCCGGCTGGGACCCTCATTACGCGCCGGACCAACTTAAGCAAGAAGCGGATATCGTCAACCTGGGATTTGTCATTAACGTGATCGAAGACTACCAAGAACGCCTGGAAGCACTCATCGGCGCCTACCGACTAACCCGGCAAATCTTGGTCGTTTCGGCGATGCTGTTCAACCAAAACGCATTGAAAGGCCAACCCTATAACGATGGCGTCATAACGCAGCGCAATACCTTCCAAAAATATTACACGCAAACCGAACTCAAAGAATTTTTAAGCGACACGCTAGTCACGGACGCGATTCCTGTCGCCCCCGGCATCTTCTTTATCTTCAAGGATCAAGACGCCGAACAGCGTTTTTTATTAAACCGGCAACGCAGCCGTCGAAATATTCTGCGCGTACCGCAACGTCCTTTCGGCCCGCCGCAGCCGAAACTGTCGCGCCGAGAGAAAATATACCAAACCTATCGGCATTTACTCGATCCGCTTTGGCAACAAACCTTAGCTCTCGGACGCCTGCCGGACAAAACCGAAATCCCGGAATTAATAGCGCTCACCGAAGCCTTCGGCACAGCCAATAAAGCCTTGCGCTTCATGCTCGAACAGTTTGAAGAAGATTTACTGGAACAAGCGCGGCAAAGCCGCATCGACGACTTTCTAACCTACCTTGCCTTGCAGACTTTTTCCAAACGCAAACCTTATAAACACTTGGAAAGCGGCTTACAGCGCGACATTAAAGCCTTTTTCGGCGACTATAAAAATGCCGTTGCCAACGCTCGCTCGGTTCTATTTCAAATCAGCAATGCCGAATCGATCGAAACAACATGTCGCCAAGCCACAGAACAAGGTTTAGGCTATTTCGATGACGAACACGCTTTGTATCTGCATACCAGCCTAGTCGACCGCCTACCGGCGCTACTGCGCATTTACATCGGCTGCGCAACGGTATTGTATGGCGACATCGACCAAACGGATCTAATCAAGATTCATAGTCAATCCGGAAAGCTGAGCCTAATGCGCTACGACGACTTTACCGGCCAACCTCTGCCGCGTTTGCTCGAACGCGTCAAAATCAACCTACGCGAACAAACTTTCGATCTGTTTCAATACGGCGAGGAATTCGAGCCGACCTATTTGTACTTGAAATCGCGCTACATCAACGAAGAATTCCCGCATTACGCACAACAATTAAATTTCGACGAACAACTTCAAGCGCTGGATCTGTTCGACCTGAGCAGATACGGCCCGAAACCGGGCGAATTTCGCGAAACCTTGGCCAAGCATCGCTGGGAAATCGACGACTTCGAACTGATCCGCAGCCGAAGCCTTCCGAATCTCGACGACAATTGCGGCGGTTATTTGACCTATCGGCACTTGATCGAATGCGGCGAAACGCAACAAAACACCGGCCTGCTAAATCTGCCCAAACAGCCGGACAGCTATAACGCACTGTACGACTTGGCCGTCAACATACTCGATCCTGCGATCGACTATTTCGGCATGTTTCGCCTGACCTACGGCTTTTGCTCGCATGAGCTGGGTAAGCTGATCAAAAAGCGCGTCGCGCCGAAACTAGACCAACATGCCGCACACGAACGCAACACGCGAAACAATTTGATCTGCCCTCGTCTCGGCGCTGCAGTCGACTTTATCGTCGAGGACGAAAACATGCGCGAAGTCGCCGACTGGATCGCCGAAAACACGCCGTTCGACCGATTGTATTTTTACGACGAAAACCGGCCGATTCATGTCAGCTACGGGCCGGAGCAAAAAAGGGAATACATCGACATGGTCACGACCGAATCTGGCAAACAAGTGCCGAGGAAAAGGCGATTGGCCTAG
- a CDS encoding SWIM zinc finger family protein: MRGNVNPYFGVYKEPTYRVSVQMTRLSETQWQKIIQQLSQRASFISRLLLNDIPENIETVFKDVGVHLLPNSYKDFKVSCDCPDYAVPCKHIAGVCYRLAGQFDRDPFLLFEMRGLAPEKLLQDLALSPLGKVLSDAKSGTAAELAPVESFYTRPKFTEIPDEISLKSFWQGRHPLPNSIEPSEPAAVPAMLIKKGGDFPAFWQKQNSFIEVMEDFYLRMRKNTLKEL, translated from the coding sequence ATGCGCGGGAACGTCAATCCCTATTTTGGCGTTTATAAAGAGCCCACTTATCGAGTCAGTGTGCAAATGACCCGACTGTCGGAAACGCAATGGCAAAAAATTATTCAGCAATTGTCGCAACGCGCCAGTTTTATTTCAAGATTGCTGCTCAATGACATTCCGGAAAACATAGAAACGGTTTTTAAGGATGTCGGCGTACATTTACTGCCGAACAGTTATAAAGACTTTAAAGTCTCTTGCGATTGTCCGGATTATGCCGTGCCTTGCAAACATATAGCCGGTGTCTGCTATCGATTAGCCGGACAATTCGATCGGGACCCGTTTTTGTTATTTGAAATGCGAGGCTTGGCGCCGGAAAAACTATTGCAGGACTTGGCGCTGTCACCGCTTGGAAAAGTGTTGAGTGATGCTAAAAGCGGCACGGCGGCGGAATTAGCGCCGGTAGAGAGTTTTTACACTCGCCCGAAATTTACGGAAATTCCCGATGAAATTAGCCTAAAAAGCTTTTGGCAGGGGCGCCACCCTTTACCCAATAGCATAGAACCCAGCGAACCGGCCGCTGTTCCCGCGATGTTAATCAAAAAAGGCGGTGATTTTCCCGCGTTTTGGCAAAAACAAAATTCATTTATCGAGGTCATGGAGGATTTTTATCTCAGGATGCGAAAGAATACATTGAAGGAGTTATGA
- a CDS encoding SHOCT domain-containing protein: MNQLTPEGSSIINQLAQRYHFSFDAVCSLLQSVINGNGSMAQFNHPEFGGSGQWMRGGMIMVGDMFNNQLKNSISGLCQELSDLVASQPNLLQKGSFQSQSQGSQQQNNYSVGQQQQNSNGPSGPVSLFVPPSNTQSANWWPAGLQFPNSTGAQNNVRYAYFATINRLAIEANGHVTLYDTLDHQISGFSQQQSVGGSLSFTSQYGLVDVNSLPVISVDNVPMDAKSKPVQQSAAPNKPVSSHEEDIFVTIEKLTDLKNKGILTDEEYNAKKAELLGRL, encoded by the coding sequence ATGAATCAGCTTACACCGGAAGGCTCTTCCATTATCAATCAACTCGCTCAGCGTTATCATTTCAGCTTTGATGCAGTTTGCAGCCTCCTGCAATCCGTGATCAACGGCAACGGATCGATGGCTCAATTCAATCATCCTGAATTCGGCGGCTCGGGGCAATGGATGCGCGGCGGAATGATTATGGTGGGCGACATGTTTAATAATCAACTCAAAAACTCTATCTCTGGATTGTGTCAAGAATTGTCCGATTTAGTCGCGAGTCAGCCGAATTTGCTTCAAAAGGGGTCTTTCCAGTCGCAATCACAAGGATCTCAGCAGCAAAACAATTATTCCGTAGGACAACAGCAGCAAAATAGCAACGGGCCGTCGGGACCGGTTAGCTTGTTCGTCCCGCCTTCGAATACTCAGTCCGCAAACTGGTGGCCGGCCGGCTTACAATTTCCTAACAGTACGGGGGCACAAAACAATGTACGTTATGCCTATTTTGCGACTATTAACCGGTTGGCGATTGAAGCCAATGGGCATGTAACGCTTTACGACACGCTGGATCATCAAATTAGCGGGTTTTCTCAGCAACAGTCGGTAGGCGGTTCTTTGTCTTTTACCAGCCAATACGGTTTGGTCGACGTAAACAGTTTGCCGGTGATTTCGGTGGATAACGTGCCAATGGATGCCAAGTCTAAACCTGTCCAGCAGTCGGCTGCACCCAATAAGCCGGTATCTAGTCATGAAGAGGACATTTTTGTGACTATCGAAAAGCTGACTGATTTGAAAAATAAAGGCATATTGACTGACGAAGAATACAATGCCAAAAAAGCCGAATTGTTAGGGCGATTATGA